The Syntrophorhabdales bacterium genome has a window encoding:
- a CDS encoding CooT family nickel-binding protein, whose protein sequence is MCQTTAYVIEGDREVLLLQDVISIKPENGSLRMVNLFGEEKVVRGTIKQIDLLAHKILIVH, encoded by the coding sequence ATGTGTCAGACTACAGCATACGTTATCGAAGGTGACAGGGAAGTGTTGCTGCTTCAGGACGTGATCAGCATTAAGCCTGAGAATGGGTCTCTGCGCATGGTCAACCTTTTCGGCGAAGAGAAGGTCGTACGCGGCACTATCAAGCAGATTGATCTTCTGGCACACAAAATCCTGATCGTGCATTGA
- a CDS encoding lysylphosphatidylglycerol synthase transmembrane domain-containing protein, giving the protein MTRRQWVTPLGFAISILFLCLSLKDIMLRDIIETLKHANLKFAFLPLLCIAGAASGASYRWARVSGTEVRFRETFTALMIGLFVNNVLPARIGELARGYVLSRKKGFTFTYAFSTVLVDRFFDLTGLLFLTFLFFPKRELPPRISQGISLIIGLAVVCVIGILVLSREGVATHLSSRLMKIEKSFLTRFAKTILGIQENLKRITSPLLILLFAVISFSTWFCMSLALYMVILALNVSVPFVYVPFVCALLNMGITIPSSPGYIGLYQFLLVYLLSLFGVPKYEAFAVSLLYHASWYIPYTILGFILLMREHLKLRDIRRLNEPAN; this is encoded by the coding sequence ATGACAAGAAGGCAATGGGTAACCCCTCTCGGTTTCGCGATAAGCATTCTGTTTCTTTGCTTGTCACTTAAGGATATAATGCTACGCGATATCATAGAGACATTGAAGCATGCTAACCTCAAGTTCGCCTTCCTTCCTCTCCTGTGTATAGCAGGGGCTGCCAGTGGCGCTTCCTACCGATGGGCGCGAGTCTCCGGCACTGAGGTACGTTTTCGTGAAACGTTTACTGCATTGATGATCGGGCTTTTCGTCAATAACGTGCTGCCGGCGCGCATAGGGGAACTGGCGCGCGGGTATGTATTGTCCAGGAAAAAAGGCTTCACCTTCACCTATGCCTTTTCGACTGTCCTCGTCGACCGGTTCTTCGATCTTACCGGGCTTCTGTTCCTCACGTTCCTCTTCTTCCCCAAGCGGGAGCTGCCGCCCAGAATATCTCAGGGGATATCCCTGATCATCGGCCTTGCCGTTGTGTGCGTCATCGGCATTCTGGTGCTGAGCAGAGAGGGCGTCGCAACTCACCTGTCTTCTAGGCTGATGAAGATAGAGAAATCCTTTCTCACCAGATTTGCCAAGACAATTCTGGGTATACAGGAAAACCTGAAGCGCATCACGTCGCCCCTTCTCATACTCCTTTTTGCCGTTATCTCCTTCAGCACCTGGTTCTGCATGAGCCTCGCTCTCTACATGGTCATTCTGGCGCTCAATGTTTCGGTGCCATTCGTCTACGTGCCGTTTGTCTGCGCGCTGCTCAACATGGGCATCACGATCCCCTCTTCGCCCGGGTATATAGGTCTGTATCAGTTCCTGCTGGTCTATCTCCTTTCGCTTTTTGGCGTGCCTAAATACGAAGCGTTTGCGGTATCCCTGCTCTATCATGCATCGTGGTATATTCCCTACACCATACTCGGCTTCATCCTGCTGATGAGAGAACACCTGAAGCTGCGCGACATACGAAGGCTCAACGAACCGGCGAATTAA
- a CDS encoding O-antigen ligase family protein: MKQVMLVLIVLFTSVLGGYLSPQWGITLFFFLTVLLFFFVGTEIQIRKDEGLCLLFVCWGVVSVLYAGDKWGAILFSSSLVAGSLFYVVLRNSSGWDLLLLKTILIGGCSVGFSEALRQVNLLPHGLFYNPNPFSGFLTPLVPVSLYLYAKYRKHIYAAAGMLLVFANFISASRTGVGTMILAFVVMGVFLYRDRDKASVKTLLLIFLVGFFAFLLFSEAKNTFTVKDTIGMLEKRPTGILQRAHLLKVTFEVIGQAPILGYGLNSFLGAMSSVSNPYVVDPSVHAHSLYLNILAELGIVGLVLFLCFLAVVLANPARSFFLLKVALISFLFHNVVEYNFPPPTFQVLFYLLCAAVMQEKGREASLLRIRGKPAQALPLFLALYFSLVNLFPICGFILLDRANAALQKGDMVKTLRYLFASTYFGYSVSAFAADTAQLLSDTYFASGMKDGKLLEIAEKNYLKALALNSLDGPLYVNLASFYASTGRPDTAQAYLQKVIKQYPYHQEYRFALARLCAMQGRRREATEILEASNTVLKKYAPLHPLRVHVLLGLAQLYGLAGDKERSEESMAKAYRLRNMLGEEGSPAIGKEATLNSPVR; this comes from the coding sequence ATGAAGCAGGTCATGCTCGTTCTGATCGTGCTGTTTACCTCGGTGCTCGGAGGGTACCTGAGCCCTCAATGGGGTATCACGCTCTTTTTCTTCTTGACTGTACTTCTTTTCTTCTTCGTGGGGACGGAGATTCAGATCAGAAAAGATGAAGGTTTGTGTCTCCTATTTGTCTGTTGGGGCGTTGTCTCCGTGTTGTATGCCGGTGACAAGTGGGGAGCTATCCTCTTTTCCAGCTCTCTCGTGGCAGGTTCTCTCTTCTATGTCGTTTTGAGGAACTCTTCGGGATGGGACTTGTTGTTGCTGAAGACAATACTGATCGGCGGCTGTAGCGTCGGTTTCAGCGAAGCCCTCAGGCAGGTAAACCTCCTGCCTCACGGTTTGTTTTACAACCCGAATCCTTTCTCGGGCTTTCTCACGCCTCTCGTGCCTGTTTCCCTGTACCTCTATGCAAAGTACCGGAAACATATCTATGCGGCCGCGGGTATGCTGCTTGTGTTTGCCAATTTTATATCCGCATCAAGAACCGGAGTTGGGACGATGATTCTCGCCTTTGTAGTGATGGGAGTCTTCTTGTACCGGGACAGGGACAAGGCCTCTGTTAAGACATTGCTACTCATATTCCTTGTGGGGTTCTTCGCTTTTCTCCTTTTTTCAGAGGCAAAGAATACCTTCACGGTGAAGGATACGATCGGTATGCTGGAGAAACGGCCCACCGGAATACTCCAGAGAGCGCACCTTCTTAAGGTTACATTTGAGGTTATTGGACAAGCCCCTATTCTTGGTTACGGTCTCAATTCATTCCTGGGCGCGATGAGTTCTGTCTCCAACCCGTACGTAGTCGATCCTTCCGTACACGCGCATAGTCTCTACCTGAATATCCTTGCTGAGCTGGGGATCGTGGGTTTGGTGCTCTTCCTCTGTTTCCTTGCCGTTGTTCTTGCCAATCCGGCTCGCTCCTTTTTTCTATTGAAGGTTGCCCTTATCTCCTTTCTTTTTCATAACGTGGTGGAATACAATTTTCCTCCCCCGACATTTCAAGTGCTCTTCTATCTGCTCTGTGCGGCTGTCATGCAGGAAAAGGGCAGAGAGGCGAGCCTTCTTCGTATCAGGGGAAAGCCGGCGCAGGCTCTCCCACTGTTTCTGGCGCTTTACTTTTCCCTGGTTAATCTCTTTCCGATCTGCGGTTTCATCCTTCTTGACAGGGCAAACGCAGCGCTTCAGAAAGGAGATATGGTGAAGACGCTCCGCTATCTGTTTGCGTCGACCTATTTCGGATATTCGGTATCGGCCTTCGCTGCTGATACAGCTCAGTTGCTTAGCGACACCTACTTCGCGTCCGGCATGAAAGATGGGAAGCTCTTAGAGATCGCAGAGAAGAATTATCTGAAGGCCCTGGCTCTTAACAGCCTGGACGGGCCTCTGTATGTTAACCTAGCAAGCTTTTATGCCAGTACCGGGAGGCCGGACACCGCGCAGGCCTACCTTCAGAAAGTAATCAAGCAGTACCCCTATCACCAGGAATATCGCTTCGCACTGGCTCGGCTCTGTGCAATGCAAGGACGGAGGAGGGAGGCTACAGAGATCCTTGAGGCCAGCAACACGGTTCTGAAGAAGTACGCGCCGCTTCATCCTCTTCGTGTGCACGTTCTTTTAGGCCTGGCACAACTTTACGGATTGGCAGGAGACAAGGAGCGATCTGAGGAATCGATGGCGAAAGCGTACCGGCTGAGAAACATGCTCGGTGAGGAGGGTTCTCCCGCCATCGGGAAAGAGGCCACTCTTAATTCGCCGGTTCGTTGA